From a region of the Mycoplasma miroungigenitalium genome:
- a CDS encoding chromate transporter, producing the protein MGLLALLVSLPLIVLVSLSVFGGGQIFMPIFTWLWKSLAKWFNITITAEQINSVFAISNSTPGILSPKFATVTGYLVSEGQWWGYIAMLITYLAFCIPPILMMKLAMKYADKFEDSMFLKKLINIMNPVVTGIIVALAIQLFIGLIAPQVIFNKSAKEYFGLDYNDKTAVFFSGWRAIVLYVYVPIGIIVSLILYFKKIPMFGLILGNVIIALILFEPWLKVAS; encoded by the coding sequence ATGGGATTATTAGCTTTATTAGTTTCTCTGCCTCTTATCGTTCTCGTTTCATTGTCTGTGTTTGGTGGTGGTCAAATATTTATGCCAATATTTACTTGGCTATGAAAATCTCTTGCTAAATGATTTAATATAACTATTACTGCCGAACAAATAAACAGTGTGTTTGCTATTTCTAATTCAACTCCCGGAATTTTAAGTCCTAAATTTGCAACTGTTACTGGATATTTGGTGTCGGAAGGTCAATGATGAGGCTATATAGCGATGTTAATAACTTACCTTGCATTTTGCATTCCACCTATTTTGATGATGAAATTAGCAATGAAATATGCAGATAAGTTTGAAGATTCAATGTTTTTGAAAAAATTAATTAATATTATGAATCCGGTTGTAACTGGGATAATTGTTGCTTTGGCAATTCAATTATTTATTGGTTTAATTGCACCGCAAGTGATATTTAATAAATCAGCTAAGGAATATTTTGGATTAGATTACAATGATAAAACAGCCGTGTTTTTCTCTGGATGAAGAGCAATTGTTTTATATGTATATGTTCCAATCGGAATTATCGTTTCTTTAATTCTATATTTCAAAAAAATCCCTATGTTTGGATTAATATTAGGAAATGTAATAATAGCGTTGATTTTATTTGAACCTTGATTAAAAGTAGCTTCTTAG
- the rpmG gene encoding 50S ribosomal protein L33, producing the protein MAREGFTFQCTECKMENYISKKNKKNHPEKVELNKYCGKCNKHTNHKEKK; encoded by the coding sequence ATGGCAAGAGAAGGATTTACTTTCCAATGTACAGAGTGCAAAATGGAAAATTACATTAGTAAGAAAAACAAAAAAAACCACCCAGAAAAAGTGGAATTAAATAAATACTGTGGCAAATGTAACAAACACACAAACCACAAAGAAAAGAAATAA
- a CDS encoding chromate transporter — protein MNNENHIKKKPTFWNVFVLILMVTFIGFGGGNALMPVIKRYAVDKYEWLDSDEFDKNVVITNMLPGPMAIEALSYIAMKTLGFWKGFFVVLLASLPHIVVTIALFFVLSKLPLEYLYVVQVGVLVAIVGSLIGFSWSYFKKGIKTNKISVWTILFLITMAFSLFVPTPYNVPVAIMFLIIGIFAAIYYVQKRKNIKNLRCRLKQEKNNLNTDKSIENVENSNSITEVINIDEIDKQLDNTSEVK, from the coding sequence ATGAATAACGAGAATCATATAAAGAAAAAACCTACGTTTTGAAACGTATTTGTCTTAATACTTATGGTAACTTTTATCGGTTTTGGTGGAGGCAATGCCCTTATGCCTGTGATAAAACGCTATGCTGTTGATAAATATGAATGACTTGATAGTGATGAATTCGACAAAAATGTTGTTATCACAAATATGTTGCCCGGCCCGATGGCTATTGAAGCATTGTCTTATATTGCAATGAAAACACTCGGATTTTGAAAAGGTTTTTTTGTTGTTTTACTAGCATCATTACCTCATATTGTGGTCACTATAGCCTTATTTTTTGTATTGTCGAAGTTACCGCTTGAATATTTATATGTTGTTCAGGTAGGAGTATTAGTTGCTATTGTGGGAAGTTTGATTGGTTTTAGTTGATCGTATTTCAAAAAAGGAATAAAAACCAACAAGATTAGCGTTTGAACAATATTATTTTTAATTACAATGGCTTTTTCATTATTTGTTCCTACTCCTTATAACGTTCCAGTAGCGATTATGTTTTTAATTATTGGCATTTTTGCAGCTATTTATTATGTTCAAAAAAGAAAAAATATTAAAAACTTAAGATGCCGATTAAAACAAGAAAAAAATAACCTAAATACTGATAAATCAATTGAAAATGTCGAAAATTCAAATTCAATAACAGAGGTAATTAATATTGATGAGATTGATAAACAACTAGATAATACCAGTGAGGTCAAATAA
- a CDS encoding PolC-type DNA polymerase III: MNESNNRFKKFCDSIGFKVPNNLIKTELEVTKYETEIDQISVNINFRDEINPEDFFALLVAIRSNKIYKVFITFNFDLLQYKHNNLVKFIEYIIGTKSKYSKLKVFDWNKELIGLDGSNFEVTTISEDRFNEFKDLVEQLSNSLNKYGYKNLNLKLRYQSVILKELDESNRDNDLLAQEQFLKLMNSKPVQSKTTDNKPSKKWSRKQYQDVEIVNIKHLPEKTNVTITGEIYATDLIVTKNKKYIYSFSITDHTDAINVKWFKDEALDEEILNKDLKTGNFIKLFGTSAYQTFGKPEWFIYIDSFEKTESILKKRIDTAPEDLKRVELHVSSKLNTMDGLFNPPDIISKAEEFGMPAVAICDLDAVQGYPNFYQKAKKSKVKGLYAASFSVFHKNPIIFYGEVPSGKITDYSYVSFDIETTGLSPKFHELIEYGSYVINVNKVAPQPTQFLVKSKEKIKPYTTQLTGITQKDIDSTGLDCKSALQKIYDDLNGKIALAHNAKFDYNFIKEQFRLNNMEFPNVVVIDTLAVSRLIFSERKKHSLGDLAANLGVNYNPNVAHRGDYDAKVLADIWLEMMHMMSTKNIFTFHDLLEFKPENEFKDRFPYAFTSLVRNQLGLKKQFAMVSNCLTKNYSYGPRTFYEDIKPDPDLLFGSGTLKSKLIDDYFYASRSQFLEEIKRYDYIEIPAPQVFQHWIDMEFITKEQLYEGLKDIILTAKEYNKIPVATGDVRYADKADKKAFEILVYAKGIGAARHYLYNYGRAKEGTLTIPDQEFLTTNEMLDQFEFLGDEDLIKEIVITNSRKIADMCEEVVVIKDRLYTPKFDDSSRKLRELVYQNAKLKYGENLPEIVDQRIKAELTPIIEYGFDVIYWISHRLVKKSLDEGYVVGSRGSVGSSLVATLSEISEVNPLPPYYLCNNCKFFELANVPGITSAYDLKNKKCPNCEIDMERDGHNIAFETFLGFKADKVPDIDLNFSGEFQGEVHNETRRLFGQTHTLRAGTISTVAPKTGFGYVKNFVEETHTDYSDAYAMYLATKIDGVKRTTGQHPGGIIIIPTEYDVYDFTPINYPADDTNSTWFTTHFEYKAIHDNVLKLDLLGHDNPTIIKMLETYTGLKIADIPKNDPEIVKVFNSTDPLGIKPSDIGGEVTGAIGLPEFGTQFVRQMLLQAQPKSFADLVSISGLSHGTNVWIGNNQDLIMKEGFSLPDIFCCRDDILAKLVAQGVPNRYAFNIMEKVRKGKGLTPEEQVELRKYNVPEWQIDSMLKIAYMFPKAHAVAYVLMAWWIGWFKINQPLAFYASYFATHAKAVDVESMVDVRNGKKAHNKLVQLQSVNRKDLDNKSIDLMPTLEITRELYARGLYIANIDIERSLAHEWVIDNDEKCLIPPFKSLDGLGDSVAESIVNARNEKSFSSIQDFITRAKVNKTLVEKMEKMGIFAKLDETDQMRLF; encoded by the coding sequence ATGAATGAAAGTAATAACAGATTTAAAAAATTTTGTGATTCAATAGGTTTTAAAGTACCGAATAATTTGATAAAAACCGAACTTGAAGTTACTAAATATGAAACTGAAATTGACCAAATCAGTGTTAATATAAACTTCAGAGATGAAATAAATCCTGAAGATTTTTTTGCTTTGTTAGTAGCTATAAGATCAAATAAAATTTATAAAGTATTTATAACATTTAATTTTGACTTATTACAGTATAAACACAATAATTTGGTTAAATTTATTGAATACATAATTGGTACGAAAAGTAAATATTCAAAACTAAAAGTTTTTGATTGAAACAAGGAATTAATTGGTTTGGATGGCTCGAATTTTGAAGTTACAACTATTAGTGAGGACCGTTTTAATGAATTTAAAGATTTGGTTGAACAGTTATCTAATTCTTTGAATAAATATGGTTATAAAAATTTAAATCTAAAACTAAGATATCAAAGTGTTATATTGAAAGAACTTGACGAATCAAATAGAGATAATGATTTATTAGCACAAGAACAATTTTTAAAATTGATGAATTCTAAACCTGTACAAAGTAAAACCACTGATAACAAACCTAGCAAAAAATGATCTAGAAAGCAATATCAGGATGTTGAAATCGTTAATATAAAACACTTACCCGAAAAAACAAATGTAACTATTACTGGTGAAATATACGCTACCGATTTAATTGTTACTAAAAATAAAAAATATATATATTCATTTTCAATTACCGATCACACTGACGCAATTAATGTTAAATGATTTAAGGACGAAGCACTTGATGAAGAGATTCTAAATAAAGATTTAAAAACTGGGAATTTTATCAAATTATTCGGTACTAGTGCTTATCAAACTTTTGGAAAGCCAGAATGATTTATATATATTGATTCATTTGAAAAGACAGAATCAATACTTAAAAAACGTATTGACACAGCCCCTGAAGACCTAAAGAGAGTAGAATTGCATGTTTCGTCTAAATTGAATACTATGGACGGACTATTTAATCCACCTGACATTATTTCAAAAGCAGAAGAATTTGGTATGCCTGCCGTGGCAATTTGCGATTTAGATGCCGTTCAAGGTTATCCTAACTTTTACCAAAAAGCAAAAAAATCTAAAGTAAAAGGGTTGTATGCAGCTTCTTTTTCCGTATTCCATAAAAACCCAATCATTTTTTATGGCGAAGTTCCAAGTGGAAAAATTACAGATTATTCTTATGTTTCATTTGATATTGAAACTACTGGTTTAAGTCCAAAGTTTCATGAATTAATTGAATATGGTTCATACGTAATTAATGTTAACAAAGTTGCTCCTCAACCCACACAATTTTTAGTAAAGTCAAAGGAAAAAATAAAACCGTATACCACACAACTTACAGGTATTACGCAAAAAGATATTGATAGTACTGGTCTTGATTGTAAATCCGCTTTACAAAAAATTTATGATGATTTAAATGGCAAAATAGCTCTTGCACACAACGCAAAATTCGATTACAACTTTATTAAGGAACAATTCAGATTGAATAATATGGAGTTTCCAAATGTTGTAGTTATTGATACTTTAGCAGTATCGAGATTAATTTTTTCTGAGCGTAAAAAACACTCACTTGGAGATTTAGCTGCTAATTTAGGTGTTAACTATAACCCAAATGTTGCTCACCGTGGAGATTATGACGCCAAAGTCCTAGCTGATATCTGGTTAGAAATGATGCATATGATGTCAACCAAAAACATCTTCACATTTCATGATTTATTAGAATTCAAACCTGAAAATGAATTCAAAGACCGTTTTCCTTATGCATTTACAAGTTTGGTTCGTAATCAACTAGGTTTGAAAAAACAATTTGCGATGGTAAGTAATTGTTTAACAAAAAATTATAGTTATGGGCCAAGAACATTCTATGAGGATATTAAACCAGATCCTGACTTGTTGTTTGGTTCTGGAACGCTGAAATCTAAATTAATTGACGATTATTTCTATGCTTCGCGTAGCCAATTTTTGGAGGAAATTAAACGTTATGACTATATTGAAATTCCCGCTCCGCAGGTGTTTCAACATTGGATTGACATGGAATTTATTACTAAAGAACAACTCTATGAAGGTTTGAAAGACATTATTCTAACCGCTAAAGAATACAATAAAATTCCAGTTGCTACAGGCGATGTCAGATATGCTGATAAAGCCGATAAAAAAGCATTTGAAATTTTGGTTTATGCGAAGGGGATAGGTGCAGCTCGCCACTATTTATACAATTATGGAAGAGCCAAAGAAGGAACCTTAACTATACCTGATCAAGAATTTTTAACCACTAATGAAATGCTGGATCAGTTTGAATTTCTTGGTGATGAAGACTTAATTAAAGAAATTGTTATTACTAATAGCCGCAAAATCGCAGATATGTGTGAAGAAGTTGTTGTTATAAAAGACAGACTATATACTCCTAAATTTGATGACTCTTCAAGAAAACTTAGAGAACTGGTTTATCAAAATGCAAAATTAAAATATGGAGAGAATTTACCTGAGATTGTAGATCAAAGAATTAAAGCAGAATTAACTCCTATTATTGAGTATGGTTTTGACGTAATCTATTGAATTTCACACAGATTAGTTAAAAAATCATTAGATGAAGGCTATGTCGTTGGTAGTCGGGGTTCCGTTGGATCATCTCTTGTTGCAACACTAAGCGAAATATCTGAAGTTAACCCCCTACCGCCATATTATTTATGTAACAATTGTAAATTTTTTGAATTAGCAAATGTTCCTGGGATTACTTCTGCTTATGATTTAAAAAATAAAAAATGTCCTAACTGTGAAATTGATATGGAAAGAGATGGGCATAATATTGCTTTTGAAACATTTCTTGGTTTCAAAGCCGACAAAGTTCCTGATATTGACCTTAACTTTTCTGGTGAATTTCAAGGTGAAGTGCATAATGAAACAAGAAGATTATTCGGTCAAACACACACTTTAAGGGCTGGAACTATATCTACTGTTGCACCTAAAACTGGTTTTGGATATGTAAAGAATTTTGTTGAAGAGACACATACCGATTACTCAGATGCTTATGCTATGTATTTAGCTACTAAAATTGACGGTGTAAAACGTACAACCGGTCAACACCCTGGAGGTATTATCATTATTCCTACTGAATATGATGTTTACGACTTTACTCCAATCAATTACCCTGCCGATGATACAAATTCAACCTGATTTACTACTCACTTTGAATACAAAGCTATTCATGATAATGTGTTAAAACTTGACTTATTGGGCCATGATAACCCTACGATAATCAAAATGTTAGAAACATATACTGGATTGAAAATTGCTGATATTCCTAAAAATGACCCTGAAATTGTTAAGGTGTTTAATTCTACAGATCCGTTAGGGATAAAACCATCTGATATTGGTGGTGAAGTAACTGGCGCTATCGGTTTGCCTGAATTTGGTACTCAGTTTGTTCGTCAAATGTTATTGCAAGCTCAACCTAAATCATTTGCTGATTTAGTATCTATATCTGGGTTGAGCCACGGAACAAATGTTTGAATTGGAAACAATCAAGATTTAATAATGAAAGAGGGTTTTAGTCTTCCTGACATTTTCTGTTGTCGTGACGACATTCTTGCTAAATTAGTTGCACAAGGCGTTCCCAATCGTTATGCATTCAATATCATGGAAAAGGTCCGTAAAGGTAAAGGTTTAACACCTGAAGAACAAGTCGAATTGAGAAAATACAATGTTCCAGAATGACAGATAGATTCAATGCTTAAGATTGCGTATATGTTCCCTAAAGCTCATGCCGTAGCATATGTTTTAATGGCTTGATGAATTGGCTGATTTAAAATAAATCAACCATTGGCATTTTACGCCTCTTATTTTGCAACCCACGCTAAAGCAGTTGATGTAGAAAGCATGGTTGATGTACGTAACGGTAAGAAGGCTCATAACAAGTTAGTTCAACTTCAATCTGTTAATCGTAAAGATTTAGATAACAAATCAATTGATTTAATGCCTACTTTGGAAATTACCCGCGAACTATACGCACGAGGTTTGTATATAGCAAATATAGATATTGAGCGTTCTCTGGCTCATGAATGAGTAATTGATAATGATGAAAAATGTCTGATACCACCTTTTAAATCGCTTGACGGTTTAGGTGATTCGGTTGCTGAGTCTATTGTTAATGCCCGTAACGAAAAATCATTCAGCTCTATTCAGGATTTTATAACCAGAGCTAAAGTCAATAAAACATTAGTTGAAAAAATGGAAAAAATGGGTATTTTTGCAAAATTAGATGAAACAGATCAAATGAGATTGTTTTAG
- a CDS encoding MG284/MPN403 family protein, whose product MNSFLIQNFSNYNLTQLEKYKGVKDICQLELGRAKSKRMNEFKNSKKPSSLTSDIKNLYNYYSDNMQRVLVCMSDISREILDNELLNPCDDPFWWDMLCSKTTYYKRRAAMVDEFLFYYFDSF is encoded by the coding sequence ATGAATTCTTTTTTAATCCAAAACTTCTCAAATTATAATTTAACACAACTTGAAAAATATAAAGGTGTTAAAGATATATGCCAATTAGAATTAGGGCGAGCTAAAAGCAAAAGAATGAATGAATTTAAAAATAGTAAGAAACCTTCATCATTAACTAGTGATATTAAAAACCTATACAACTATTACTCAGATAATATGCAAAGGGTGTTGGTGTGTATGAGCGATATTAGTCGCGAAATATTAGATAATGAGTTATTGAATCCTTGTGATGACCCATTCTGATGAGATATGCTTTGCTCTAAAACCACTTATTACAAAAGGCGAGCCGCAATGGTTGATGAGTTTTTATTTTATTATTTTGATAGTTTTTAG
- the proS gene encoding proline--tRNA ligase, whose product MKELDKITPLEKDFAKWYTDVVKQGNLIAYGPLKGTLVFKPNSFGIWELIQKYLNEEFKQQGVQNVYLPLLIPERLFNKEKDHIEGFNPELATITQVGEAKLEEKVFVRPTSEVLFADLFKNSIESYKDLPIIYNQWANVVRWEKTTNPFLRSREFLWQEGHTCHNNAMEARQLTRTMISLYAKFLKNYLAIPVIVGKKTPKEKFAGACSTYTVEAMMKDGRALQAGTSHYLAQNFSKPFEITFKDENNNIQFAYQTSWGVSTRLLGAIIMTHGDNRGIIIPPRIAPTQIDILELFASKNPKVSEVAKQLVKDLGRIYRVRLDNSDKNPGFKASNSEIQGTPLRIEIGPRDLENNMVTIVRRDTLEKIVMPINQVKKEVKTLLNDIHNNLYITAKERLDKNIVAVDTYEEFVDQISKSKFVLAPFCCHDEEEEEIKAETGATTRCIPKSMERDEKMKPCITCHHVTKRFVIFARAY is encoded by the coding sequence ATGAAAGAATTAGATAAAATTACACCATTAGAAAAAGACTTTGCGAAGTGATATACCGATGTCGTAAAACAAGGTAATTTAATCGCGTATGGACCATTAAAAGGTACGTTAGTCTTTAAACCAAATTCATTTGGTATTTGAGAGTTGATTCAAAAATACTTAAATGAAGAATTTAAACAACAAGGAGTCCAAAATGTTTATCTTCCTTTGTTAATACCTGAAAGATTATTTAACAAAGAAAAAGATCATATAGAAGGTTTTAATCCCGAGTTAGCAACCATTACACAAGTTGGTGAGGCTAAATTAGAAGAAAAAGTTTTTGTTAGACCAACATCAGAAGTATTATTTGCTGATTTATTTAAAAACTCAATTGAATCTTACAAAGATTTACCGATTATTTATAATCAATGAGCAAATGTTGTTCGTTGAGAAAAAACAACTAACCCATTCTTAAGAAGTCGCGAATTTTTATGACAAGAAGGTCACACATGTCATAATAATGCAATGGAAGCGCGTCAATTGACCAGAACAATGATTTCGCTTTATGCAAAATTCCTTAAAAATTACTTAGCTATTCCTGTAATTGTTGGCAAAAAAACACCTAAAGAAAAATTTGCGGGAGCATGCAGTACATATACAGTGGAAGCGATGATGAAGGATGGTAGAGCTTTACAAGCCGGTACTAGTCACTATCTTGCTCAAAATTTTTCAAAACCTTTTGAAATTACTTTTAAGGACGAAAATAACAATATTCAATTTGCTTATCAAACATCGTGGGGTGTTTCTACTCGATTGTTGGGAGCAATTATTATGACCCATGGTGATAATAGAGGAATAATTATCCCGCCTAGAATTGCGCCAACTCAAATCGATATTCTTGAATTATTTGCATCTAAAAACCCAAAAGTAAGCGAAGTAGCAAAACAATTAGTTAAAGATTTAGGAAGAATCTATAGAGTAAGATTGGATAATTCTGATAAAAACCCTGGATTTAAAGCTTCTAATTCCGAAATCCAAGGTACTCCATTAAGAATCGAAATTGGTCCTAGAGACCTAGAAAACAATATGGTAACAATAGTTCGTAGAGACACTCTAGAAAAAATTGTAATGCCAATTAATCAAGTTAAAAAAGAAGTTAAAACTTTACTTAATGACATTCACAATAATCTATACATAACAGCAAAAGAAAGATTAGACAAAAATATTGTTGCCGTTGACACATATGAAGAATTTGTGGATCAAATTTCTAAATCTAAATTCGTTTTAGCTCCTTTCTGCTGTCATGACGAAGAAGAGGAAGAAATTAAAGCTGAAACAGGTGCTACCACACGTTGTATTCCTAAATCAATGGAAAGAGACGAAAAAATGAAACCATGTATTACGTGCCATCATGTTACAAAACGTTTTGTGATTTTTGCACGCGCTTACTAA
- a CDS encoding aldehyde dehydrogenase family protein: MKQEDLLKYESQRRDVLKTPFISYEERVSILKKLKSIIEENINNINYSLKKDLNKHENEVYFSEIGLILNEIRFVLKNLKKWMKPKKVKTPLAVFSGVSKIIQQAMGHCLIISPWNYPFYLTFMPLISAVAAGNRVIIKTSELSKHSSSLITKIINEDLKTDKVYVMSPDVNDIKEMLKNKFDFVFFTGSERVGNLISEQVAKFHTPIILELGGKCPVILDYSADLRNAANKIMAAKFINSGQTCVAPDYIVVPKNKGTKFIEYCQDYINAKLDKLENFPKIISAQHHKRIMSLIPSDINVQYTDTQILPKAFISDWDNKIMKQEIFGPLLPVIEYQDFSEIVRKISEKSEPLATYVFTKEKKFVDEVFKNIRTGALVINDLLIQLANHYLPFGGVGSSGHGRSHGHAGFLEFSNSVSYYRRTWFSTELSEHPYSELKLKILKKIIK; this comes from the coding sequence ATGAAACAAGAAGATTTATTGAAATATGAATCTCAAAGGCGCGATGTTTTAAAAACGCCGTTTATTTCCTATGAAGAACGTGTTTCAATTCTTAAAAAATTAAAATCGATAATCGAAGAAAACATCAACAACATAAACTATTCATTAAAAAAAGACTTGAACAAACATGAGAATGAAGTTTATTTTTCTGAAATTGGTTTAATTTTAAATGAAATTAGATTTGTACTTAAAAATCTAAAAAAATGAATGAAACCTAAAAAAGTTAAAACACCGTTGGCTGTATTTTCTGGCGTTTCTAAAATTATTCAACAGGCAATGGGGCACTGTCTCATTATTAGCCCATGAAATTATCCGTTTTATTTAACGTTTATGCCTCTAATTTCTGCTGTTGCAGCAGGAAATAGAGTAATAATAAAAACATCTGAACTTTCAAAACATTCTTCTAGTTTGATAACGAAAATTATTAATGAAGATTTAAAAACAGATAAGGTATATGTCATGAGCCCTGATGTTAATGATATTAAAGAGATGTTAAAAAACAAATTTGATTTTGTTTTTTTTACCGGTTCGGAACGTGTAGGGAACTTAATCAGCGAACAAGTTGCTAAATTTCACACACCTATAATTCTTGAGCTAGGCGGCAAATGTCCAGTCATTTTAGATTATAGTGCAGATTTAAGGAATGCAGCGAATAAAATTATGGCTGCTAAGTTTATCAATAGTGGTCAAACTTGCGTTGCTCCAGACTATATTGTTGTTCCTAAAAATAAAGGAACTAAATTTATCGAATATTGTCAAGATTACATAAATGCAAAATTGGATAAACTTGAGAATTTTCCCAAAATAATAAGCGCACAACATCATAAAAGAATTATGAGTTTAATCCCCAGTGATATTAACGTTCAATACACTGATACTCAAATTTTGCCAAAAGCATTCATTTCTGATTGAGATAATAAAATTATGAAGCAAGAAATATTTGGCCCATTATTACCTGTTATTGAGTATCAAGATTTTTCAGAAATAGTTCGTAAGATATCTGAAAAATCAGAACCTTTAGCAACTTACGTTTTCACTAAAGAAAAAAAATTTGTTGATGAGGTTTTTAAAAACATAAGAACAGGTGCTTTAGTGATTAATGATTTATTGATTCAGTTAGCTAATCATTATTTACCTTTTGGCGGTGTCGGATCATCAGGTCATGGACGCAGTCATGGACATGCAGGATTTTTAGAATTTTCAAATTCAGTTAGTTATTATCGTAGAACTTGATTTTCTACTGAATTAAGTGAGCATCCGTATTCTGAATTAAAACTGAAAATTTTAAAGAAAATAATTAAATAA
- a CDS encoding aminopeptidase P family protein translates to MNRKYLDKVFKEHNIDAIVSEAPQTRLWLTGIPTTDGYVIIEKNEAHLFVDGRYIEFARNNAKNVNVHLLVGSSLKDFFAEKKYNKVAFEEDYLNLQTHKYLQSLINPTEEVFIRGQELRILKSNEEIEIMQKSIDISLEALNELYKWIKPGMTEKEVAAKLNYLMKLKGAEKESFDEIVATGSSSAEPHHHPTDRKLVAGDLLKIDFGALYKGYSADITRTIIMPDENGKVNINNPKAKEILDIVLAAAKAGRDAVKPGIKASTIDQICRDYINNAGYGEYFVHGTGHGLGIDVHELPYVSSKGYDYTLEPGMVITVEPGIYIEGLGGARNEDDVLVTETGRYVFSKPEERS, encoded by the coding sequence ATGAATAGAAAATATTTGGATAAAGTGTTTAAAGAACACAATATTGACGCAATCGTGTCTGAAGCACCACAAACTAGATTATGATTAACAGGTATTCCAACAACTGATGGGTATGTAATCATTGAAAAAAATGAAGCACATTTATTCGTTGATGGTAGATACATTGAATTTGCTCGCAATAATGCCAAAAACGTTAATGTTCACTTATTGGTTGGAAGTTCTTTGAAAGATTTCTTCGCGGAAAAAAAATACAACAAAGTTGCTTTTGAAGAAGATTATTTAAACCTTCAAACACACAAATATTTACAAAGTTTAATTAATCCAACCGAAGAAGTTTTCATCCGTGGTCAAGAATTACGTATTTTAAAATCAAATGAAGAAATTGAAATAATGCAAAAATCAATAGATATTTCTTTAGAAGCCCTTAACGAACTTTATAAATGAATAAAACCAGGTATGACTGAAAAGGAAGTAGCTGCGAAGTTGAATTATTTAATGAAGTTAAAAGGCGCCGAGAAAGAAAGTTTCGATGAGATAGTTGCTACAGGGTCTTCTTCGGCTGAACCTCATCATCACCCAACGGATAGAAAATTAGTTGCCGGTGATTTATTAAAGATTGATTTTGGAGCTTTATATAAAGGTTATTCCGCAGATATTACAAGAACAATTATTATGCCCGATGAGAATGGCAAAGTTAATATTAATAACCCAAAAGCTAAAGAAATTTTAGACATTGTTTTAGCTGCTGCTAAAGCTGGTAGAGATGCAGTTAAACCCGGTATTAAAGCAAGCACTATCGATCAAATTTGTCGTGACTACATTAATAATGCGGGTTATGGTGAATATTTCGTTCATGGTACTGGACACGGCTTAGGCATTGATGTTCATGAATTGCCATATGTAAGTTCTAAAGGTTATGATTACACCTTAGAACCAGGAATGGTTATTACAGTTGAACCAGGAATTTATATTGAAGGTCTTGGTGGCGCTAGAAACGAAGACGATGTCTTAGTTACAGAAACAGGACGTTATGTCTTTTCTAAACCAGAAGAAAGATCTTAG